In a genomic window of Caloenas nicobarica isolate bCalNic1 chromosome 1, bCalNic1.hap1, whole genome shotgun sequence:
- the LOC135994317 gene encoding basic proline-rich protein-like, whose translation MAAAGGARRRAQNMAPSSLPFPLCERARYPGAHAQPLQPGEGGRETGGGGWVRGGRRASSARPSPGGTGRAPAGTPARCRAQPASTAPRPRAPRPDERRWLEKKKKFPRTAPPPARAPLCSAAARLVFSLAAPVSHVTAGRPRGQRLLGPRPAAPALPAAPPAASSTARAARSPLRLATPVPAGCPAAAGMATARHRKRLTAGHGAARAARHGRPPAARPSPRRAPSPVSLPPATPLPKSPAARAPDAPAPPRPGGSPTGKGLPGAALLPFVCRRPSPQRPALRGQAAAAARRAAPARCPAASERASAPGRPSGSRRVLTRVRISTQPSLGPEPQRRSPRDATPAARPAPALPESLCSPLHRNGCESGIDTQPPHTLSAGNITLNTAPSPLAAAKPAAAPIGLGPSIVLTRELRRLGAARDTSLRIERARKYKSEWREPGGGGMQSSEAAARRRAAACQQCGPPPPRPPLRRPPPPPGPPPARPPPPLGEHGEVAGAAGAPAMPQQRCCPPSPCGPSLPGRTAPFHRRGN comes from the coding sequence ATGGCCGCTGCTGgcggcgcccgccgccgcgcacAGAACAtggctccttcctcccttcccttccctttgtgtGAGCGCGCCCGCTACCCTGGCGCACACGCTCAGCCATTGCAGCCGGGGGAGGGCGGGCGGGAGACGGGGGGAGGTGGGTGGGTGCGGGGGGGCCGGCGCGCTTCCAGCGCCCGCCCGAGCCCCGGCGGAACGGGCAGAGCCCCGGCGGGGACCCCTGCTCGCTGCCGTGCCCAGCCGGCTAGCACGGCCCCTCGGCCGCGGGCCCCGCGCCCGGACGAGCGGCggtggttggaaaaaaaaaaaaagttccccCGAACtgcgcccccgcccgcccgaGCGCCTCTCTGCTCCGCCGCCGCTCGCCTTGTTTTCTCGCTCGCGGCTCCCGTCAGCCATGTTACAgccgggcggccgcggggccaGCGGCTCCTCGGCCCgcgccccgctgcccccgcgctccccgcggccccgccggcagcCAGCAGCACGGCGCGGGCCGCCCGGAGCCCCCTCCGCCTCGCCACGCCTGTGCCCGCCGGCTGCCCCGCCGCCGCAGGGATGGCTACGGCGAGGCACCGTAAGCGGCTTACAGCGGGGCACGGCGcggcccgcgccgcccgccaCGGGCGCCCCCCGGCCGCTCGCCCCTCGCCCAGGCGGGCTCCTTCGCCCGTCTCTCTCCCGCCCGCCACCCCGCTCCCGAAGTcgcccgccgcccgcgcccccgACGCCCCCGCCCCACCCCGGCCGGGGGGCTCGCCGACCGGGAAGGGTCTCCCGGGCGCAGCCCTGCTCCCCTTTGTGTGCCGGCGCCCGAGCCCGCAGCGCCCCGCGCTCCGCGGCcaggcagcggcggcggcacGGCGGGCAGCGCCGGCTCGCTGCCCGGCTGCGAGCGAGCGGGCGAGCGCGCCCGGCCGGCCCAGCGGCTCCCGGCGCGTACTCACCCGTGTCAGAATCAGCACACAGCCCTCACTCGGCCCCGAGCCCCAGAGACGGAGCCCCAGAGACGCTACCccggccgcccgcccggccccagCGCTGCCTGAGTCCCTGTGTAGCCCGCTGCACCGCAATGGCTGTGAGAGCGGGATCGATACGCAGCCTCCTCACACTCTCAGCGCTGGTAACATTACTCTCAACACAGCCCCGTCCCCATTGGCTGCCGCCAAGCCAGCCGCCGCGCCGATTGGCCTAGGCCCTTCCATTGTCCTGACCAGAGAGCTCCGCCGATTGGGCGCGGCGCGGGACACGTCACTGAGGATTGAAAGGGCGCGCAAATATAAAAGTGAGTGGAGggagccgggcggcggcgggatGCAGAGTTCCGAGGCGGCGGCTcggcgccgcgccgccgcctgCCAGCAGTGCGGGCCACcaccgccccgcccgccgctgcgGCGGCCTCCGCCGCCCCCAGGGCCGCCCCCTGCCCGGCCTCCGCCACCGCTTGGGGAGCACGGCGAGGTCGCCGGCGCCGCGGGCGCTCCCGCGATgccccagcagcgctgctgcccccccagcccatgCGGCCCCTCCCTGCCGGGCCGCACCGCCCCATTTCACAGACGCGGAAACTGA
- the HMGB1 gene encoding high mobility group protein B1, giving the protein MGKGDPKKPRGKMSSYAFFVQTCREEHKKKHPDASVNFSEFSKKCSERWKTMSSKEKGKFEDMAKADKLRYEKEMKNYVPPKGETKKKFKDPNAPKRPPSAFFLFCSEFRPKIKGEHPGLSIGDVAKKLGEMWNNTAADDKQPYEKKAAKLKEKYEKDIAAYRAKGKVDAGKKVVAKAEKSKKKKEEEEDEDEDEEEEDDEEEEEEEDEDDDDDE; this is encoded by the exons ATGGGCAAAGGCGATCCCAAGAAGCCGAGAGGTAAAATGTCTTCATACGCCTTCTTTGTGCAAACCTGCCGGGAGGAGCACAAGAAGAAACATCCAGATGCTTCAGTGAACTTTTCAGAGTTCTCAAAAAAATGCTCAGAACGGTGGAAG ACTATGTCTTCTAAGGAGAAGGGAAAGTTTGAAGATATGGCAAAGGCTGACAAGCTTcgttatgaaaaagaaatgaaaaactatGTACCACCTaagggggaaacaaaaaagaagttCAAGGATCCAAATGCACCTAAGAGGCCTCC ttcggcttttttcttgttttgctctGAGTTTCGTCCAAAAATCAAAGGAGAACATCCTGGTCTTTCCATCGGCGATGTCGCAAAGAAGCTGGGAGAGATGTGGAACAACACGGCTGCAGATGATAAACAGCCTTATGAAAAGAAGGCTGCCAAACTGAAGGAGAAGTATGAAAAG GATATTGCTGCATACCGGGCCAAAGGGAAGGTTGATGCAGGCAAAAAAGTAGTTGCCAAAGCTGAGAAGagcaagaagaagaaggaggaggaggaagatgaggacgaagatgaagaggaggaagatgatgaagaagaggaagaggaggaggatgaagatgatgatgatgatgaataA